From a single Apium graveolens cultivar Ventura chromosome 2, ASM990537v1, whole genome shotgun sequence genomic region:
- the LOC141707814 gene encoding putative calcium-binding protein CML36 — translation MKISNINPKKLFKKKTRSVSRSEQSSFGSSATSSSEDSTHHSKPAGSGTPTSVLPDLTSSDFFNLVQAFKIIDSDGDGKITRAELGSLLGRVGSDPLTEEELTMMLGELDRDGDGCISLEEFGAISSAFGPPSDDVELREAFDFFDTDHDGKITAEELLRVFTSIGDGVCSLEDCRWMIMGVDKNMDGFVCFEDFSKMMLQQHR, via the coding sequence ATGAAAATCTCTAATATTAATCCAAAAAAACTATTCAAGAAAAAAACCCGGTCCGTTTCCCGGTCCGAGCAATCCTCTTTTGGCTCTTCAGCCACTTCATCTTCGGAAGACTCGACCCATCATTCCAAACCAGCCGGGTCGGGTACACCCACCAGTGTCTTACCCGACCTGACATCCTCGGACTTTTTCAACCTCGTACAAGCTTTCAAAATCATTGATTCTGATGGAGACGGGAAAATTACCCGGGCCGAACTCGGGTCACTTTTGGGTCGGGTCGGGTCGGATCCTCTGACTGAAGAGGAGCTGACAATGATGCTTGGTGAGCTTGATAGAGATGGGGATGGGTGTATTAGTTTGGAAGAATTCGGTGCGATCAGCTCTGCTTTCGGGCCTCCATCGGATGACGTGGAGTTACGAGAGGCGTTCGATTTTTTCGACACGGATCACGATGGGAAGATCACAGCGGAGGAGTTATTGCGTGTGTTCACGTCTATTGGAGATGGTGTGTGTTCGTTAGAGGATTGTCGTTGGATGATTATGGGTGTTGATAAAAATATGGATGGGTTTGTTTGTTTTGAGGATTTTAGTAAAATGATGTTGCAACAACATAGATGA